In Dama dama isolate Ldn47 chromosome 9, ASM3311817v1, whole genome shotgun sequence, the following proteins share a genomic window:
- the DENND1C gene encoding DENN domain-containing protein 1C isoform X2 yields MGSTAEGGPPALFDWFFEAAYPASLQEDPPILRQFPPDFQDQESMQMVPKFCFPFDVEREPPSTAVQHFTFVLTDLTGTRSHLPWFEVFYKLLNTVGDLLAQDQVSEVDELLLNLLQQPLPGTQASIGLELGSGVKIASAQGLQPPVPGKNMSLSCFVAPDSGRLPSIPENRNLTELVVAVTDENIVGLFAALLAERRVLLTSSKLSTLTSCVHASCALLYPMHWEHVLIPTLPPHLLDYCCAPMPYLIGVHASLAERVREKALEDVVMMNLDSNTLETPFDDVQALPPDVVSLLRLRLRKVALAPGEGVSRLFLKAQALLFGGYRDALVCSPGQPVTFSEEAFLAQKPGAPLQAFHRRAVHLQLFKQFIEGRLEKLNTGEGFSDLFEQEITCSGASSGTLRSYQLWADNLKKGGGALLHSVKAKTQPAVRNMYRSAKSGLKGVQSLLMYKEGDSGLQRGGSLRAPSLTSRSDRLQQRLPITQHFGQNRPLRPRSRPSRRLRLEEKPSESLEERTPSLSPEDAQDPWAEEALDGSFLGSGEELDLLSEILDSLSTRATRIGSLRPSQSLDCCHREDLDSCLSLPDIPGRSSWQADDDKLPEPQSLSLLPLHNPQPSDATSSGKHPTCQLPSEASPEIESPSQSLTVSSDPSSKEDPGSSPTEPQPLRFSPPHEATEESTAQEDPCSQLLAAPSQPSPPESPQPEPNLGVTWTSQALDSFLDPGSPENPRAPPSEGLLAVHLQPLEEPEAPRSPAAPASNWQEPQARSGPRVAELKKCFEG; encoded by the exons ATGGGATCCACAGCCGA AGGGGGTCCCCCTGCCCTGTTTGATTGGTTCTTCGAAGCAGCCTACCCTGCCTCCCTGCAGGAAG ATCCCCCCATCCTGCGGCAGTTCCCCCCAGACTTCCAGGACCAG GAATCTATGCAGATGGTGCCTAAATTCTgcttcccttttgatgtggaaag GGAGCCCCCCAGCACCGCTGTGCAGCATTTCACCTTCGTGCTCACGGATCTGACCGGCACTCGCAG CCACCTGCCTTGGTTTGAGGTGTTCTACAAGCTGCTGAACACAGTGGGGGACCTCCTGGCCCAAGACCAA gtctCAGAGGTGGATGAACTTCTTCTGAATCTGCTGCAGCAGCCCCTTCCTGGGACCCAGGCATCAATAGGTCTAGAGCTG GGCAGTGGAGTGAAGATTGCCAGTGCACAAGGCCTGCAGCCCCCTGTCCCTGGAAAGAACATGTCG CTGTCCTGCTTCGTGGCCCCCGACTCCGGCCGCCTGCCATCCATTCCTGAGAAC AGGAACCTAACGGAGCTGGTGGTGGCGGTGACCGACGAAAACATCGTGGGACTGTTCGCCGCCCTCTTGGCAGAGCGAAGGGTCCTGCTCACGTCTAGCAAACTGAGCACA CTGACCTCCTGTGTCCACGCGTCCTGCGCTCTCCTGTATCCCATGCACTGGGAGCACGTGCTGATTCCCACGCTGCCGCCGCATTTACTGGACTACTGCTG CGCGCCTATGCCCTACCTCATCGGAGTGCATGCCAGTCTCGCTGAG AGAGTGCGGGAGAAAGCCCTGGAGGACGTCGTGATGATGAACTtggactccaatactttggagacACCTTTCGACGACGTGCAGGCCCTGCCCCCAGACGTG GTGTCTCTACTGAGGCTGCGGCTAAGGAAGGTCGCGCTGGCCCCTGGGGAAGGGGTGTCCCGTCTCTTCCTCAAAGCCCAGGCCCTGCTCTTCGGAGGGTACCGCGATGCCCTCGTCTGCAGCCCG GGCCAGCCTGTCACCTTCAGTGAAGAAGCCTTCTTGGCCCAGAAACCCGGGGCGCCGCTGCAGGCCTTCCACCGGCGGGCTGTCCACCTGCAGCTATTCAAACAG TTCATCGAAGGCCGACTGGAGAAGCTGAACACAGGTGAAGGCTTCTCAGACCTCTTCGAGCAGGAGATCACTTGTAGTGGGGCCTCCTCAG GGACACTCCGCTCCTACCAGCTTTGGGCAGACAACCTGAAG AAAGGGGGTGGTGCCCTTCTGCACTCCGTCAAGGCCAAGACCCAACCAGCTGTCAGGAACATGTACCGCTCG GCGAAGAGCGGCTTGAAgggtgtgcagagtcttctcATGTACAAG GAAGGGGACTCTGGCCTGCAGAGAGGGGGCTCCTTGAGGGCCCCTTCTCTCACCAGCCGCTCAGATCGCCTGCAGCAGCGCCTGCCTATCACCCAGCACTTTGGACAG AACCGGCCCCTTCGCCCTAGGAGTCGTCCtagcaggagactcaggctggAAGAGAAACCTTCTGAGTCCCTGGAAGAGAG GACACCCTCCCTGAGCCCAGAGGATGCTCAggacccatgggcagaggaagcgCTAGACGGCAGCTTCCTGGGGTCTGGAGAAGAACTGGATCTGCTAAGTGAGATATTGGACAGCCTGAGCACGAGAGCCACGCGGATCGGTAGCCTGCGGCCCAGCCAGAGTTTAGACTGCTGCCACAGAGAAGACTTGGACAGCTGCCTCAGCCTG CCTGACATACCGGGAAGATCAAGTTGGCAAGCGGATGACGACAAACTGCCAGAGCCCCAGTCCCTGTCCCTGCTGCCTCTGCACAACCCCCAGCCTTCAGATGCCACAAGCTCCGGGAAGCACCCCACTTGCCAACTGCCCTCAGAGGCCAGCCCAGAAATCGAGTCTCCATCCCAGTCTTTGACAGTTTCTTCAGACCCCAGCAGCAAAGAGGACCCTGGATCCTCTCCCACAGAGCCCCAGCCTCTCCGCTTCTCCCCTCCCCATGAAGCAACTGAAGAATCCACAGCCCAGGAGGACCCCTGCTCCCAGCTCTTGGCAGCACCCAGCCAGCCCAGCCCTCCAGAAAGCCCCCAACCTGAGCCCAACTTGGGTGTTACCTGGACATCCCAAGCCCTTGATTCTTTCTTGGATCCGGGTTCTCCAGAGAACCCCAGAGCCCCACCTTCAGAGGGCCTGCTCGCAGTTCACCTCCAGCCCCTCGAGGAGCCAGAAGCCCCCAGGTCACCAGCTGCACCTGCAAGCAACTGGCAGGAACCCCAGGCCAGGAGCGGACCCAGAGTCGCTgagcttaaaaagtgttttgAAGGTTAA
- the DENND1C gene encoding DENN domain-containing protein 1C isoform X1: MGSTAEGGPPALFDWFFEAAYPASLQEDPPILRQFPPDFQDQESMQMVPKFCFPFDVEREPPSTAVQHFTFVLTDLTGTRRFGFCRLRAGALSCLCILSHLPWFEVFYKLLNTVGDLLAQDQVSEVDELLLNLLQQPLPGTQASIGLELGSGVKIASAQGLQPPVPGKNMSLSCFVAPDSGRLPSIPENRNLTELVVAVTDENIVGLFAALLAERRVLLTSSKLSTLTSCVHASCALLYPMHWEHVLIPTLPPHLLDYCCAPMPYLIGVHASLAERVREKALEDVVMMNLDSNTLETPFDDVQALPPDVVSLLRLRLRKVALAPGEGVSRLFLKAQALLFGGYRDALVCSPGQPVTFSEEAFLAQKPGAPLQAFHRRAVHLQLFKQFIEGRLEKLNTGEGFSDLFEQEITCSGASSGTLRSYQLWADNLKKGGGALLHSVKAKTQPAVRNMYRSAKSGLKGVQSLLMYKEGDSGLQRGGSLRAPSLTSRSDRLQQRLPITQHFGQNRPLRPRSRPSRRLRLEEKPSESLEERTPSLSPEDAQDPWAEEALDGSFLGSGEELDLLSEILDSLSTRATRIGSLRPSQSLDCCHREDLDSCLSLPDIPGRSSWQADDDKLPEPQSLSLLPLHNPQPSDATSSGKHPTCQLPSEASPEIESPSQSLTVSSDPSSKEDPGSSPTEPQPLRFSPPHEATEESTAQEDPCSQLLAAPSQPSPPESPQPEPNLGVTWTSQALDSFLDPGSPENPRAPPSEGLLAVHLQPLEEPEAPRSPAAPASNWQEPQARSGPRVAELKKCFEG; encoded by the exons ATGGGATCCACAGCCGA AGGGGGTCCCCCTGCCCTGTTTGATTGGTTCTTCGAAGCAGCCTACCCTGCCTCCCTGCAGGAAG ATCCCCCCATCCTGCGGCAGTTCCCCCCAGACTTCCAGGACCAG GAATCTATGCAGATGGTGCCTAAATTCTgcttcccttttgatgtggaaag GGAGCCCCCCAGCACCGCTGTGCAGCATTTCACCTTCGTGCTCACGGATCTGACCGGCACTCGCAGGTTTGGTTTCTGCCGCCTGCGGGCTGGTGCTCTCAGCTGTCTCTGTATCCTCAG CCACCTGCCTTGGTTTGAGGTGTTCTACAAGCTGCTGAACACAGTGGGGGACCTCCTGGCCCAAGACCAA gtctCAGAGGTGGATGAACTTCTTCTGAATCTGCTGCAGCAGCCCCTTCCTGGGACCCAGGCATCAATAGGTCTAGAGCTG GGCAGTGGAGTGAAGATTGCCAGTGCACAAGGCCTGCAGCCCCCTGTCCCTGGAAAGAACATGTCG CTGTCCTGCTTCGTGGCCCCCGACTCCGGCCGCCTGCCATCCATTCCTGAGAAC AGGAACCTAACGGAGCTGGTGGTGGCGGTGACCGACGAAAACATCGTGGGACTGTTCGCCGCCCTCTTGGCAGAGCGAAGGGTCCTGCTCACGTCTAGCAAACTGAGCACA CTGACCTCCTGTGTCCACGCGTCCTGCGCTCTCCTGTATCCCATGCACTGGGAGCACGTGCTGATTCCCACGCTGCCGCCGCATTTACTGGACTACTGCTG CGCGCCTATGCCCTACCTCATCGGAGTGCATGCCAGTCTCGCTGAG AGAGTGCGGGAGAAAGCCCTGGAGGACGTCGTGATGATGAACTtggactccaatactttggagacACCTTTCGACGACGTGCAGGCCCTGCCCCCAGACGTG GTGTCTCTACTGAGGCTGCGGCTAAGGAAGGTCGCGCTGGCCCCTGGGGAAGGGGTGTCCCGTCTCTTCCTCAAAGCCCAGGCCCTGCTCTTCGGAGGGTACCGCGATGCCCTCGTCTGCAGCCCG GGCCAGCCTGTCACCTTCAGTGAAGAAGCCTTCTTGGCCCAGAAACCCGGGGCGCCGCTGCAGGCCTTCCACCGGCGGGCTGTCCACCTGCAGCTATTCAAACAG TTCATCGAAGGCCGACTGGAGAAGCTGAACACAGGTGAAGGCTTCTCAGACCTCTTCGAGCAGGAGATCACTTGTAGTGGGGCCTCCTCAG GGACACTCCGCTCCTACCAGCTTTGGGCAGACAACCTGAAG AAAGGGGGTGGTGCCCTTCTGCACTCCGTCAAGGCCAAGACCCAACCAGCTGTCAGGAACATGTACCGCTCG GCGAAGAGCGGCTTGAAgggtgtgcagagtcttctcATGTACAAG GAAGGGGACTCTGGCCTGCAGAGAGGGGGCTCCTTGAGGGCCCCTTCTCTCACCAGCCGCTCAGATCGCCTGCAGCAGCGCCTGCCTATCACCCAGCACTTTGGACAG AACCGGCCCCTTCGCCCTAGGAGTCGTCCtagcaggagactcaggctggAAGAGAAACCTTCTGAGTCCCTGGAAGAGAG GACACCCTCCCTGAGCCCAGAGGATGCTCAggacccatgggcagaggaagcgCTAGACGGCAGCTTCCTGGGGTCTGGAGAAGAACTGGATCTGCTAAGTGAGATATTGGACAGCCTGAGCACGAGAGCCACGCGGATCGGTAGCCTGCGGCCCAGCCAGAGTTTAGACTGCTGCCACAGAGAAGACTTGGACAGCTGCCTCAGCCTG CCTGACATACCGGGAAGATCAAGTTGGCAAGCGGATGACGACAAACTGCCAGAGCCCCAGTCCCTGTCCCTGCTGCCTCTGCACAACCCCCAGCCTTCAGATGCCACAAGCTCCGGGAAGCACCCCACTTGCCAACTGCCCTCAGAGGCCAGCCCAGAAATCGAGTCTCCATCCCAGTCTTTGACAGTTTCTTCAGACCCCAGCAGCAAAGAGGACCCTGGATCCTCTCCCACAGAGCCCCAGCCTCTCCGCTTCTCCCCTCCCCATGAAGCAACTGAAGAATCCACAGCCCAGGAGGACCCCTGCTCCCAGCTCTTGGCAGCACCCAGCCAGCCCAGCCCTCCAGAAAGCCCCCAACCTGAGCCCAACTTGGGTGTTACCTGGACATCCCAAGCCCTTGATTCTTTCTTGGATCCGGGTTCTCCAGAGAACCCCAGAGCCCCACCTTCAGAGGGCCTGCTCGCAGTTCACCTCCAGCCCCTCGAGGAGCCAGAAGCCCCCAGGTCACCAGCTGCACCTGCAAGCAACTGGCAGGAACCCCAGGCCAGGAGCGGACCCAGAGTCGCTgagcttaaaaagtgttttgAAGGTTAA
- the CRB3 gene encoding protein crumbs homolog 3 isoform X1, producing the protein MASPSLEPLLAFGLPVLLARWGRVGGQAVSMTPSTSSVNTTTLPSGPSPGSNGALSQEATTAIIVVFSLLAALLLAVGLVLLVRKLREKRQTEGTYRPSSEEQFSHAAEARAPQDSKETVRGCLPI; encoded by the exons ATGGCGAGCCCGAGCCTGGAGCCGCTACTGGCGTTCGGCCTGCCAGTGCTGCTGGCCCGCTGGGGCCGGGTCGGGGGCCAAG CAGTTTCTATGACACCGAGCACTTCAAGTGTGAACACCACCACTCTGCCCTCTGGCCCCAGCCCTGGCTCCAATGGAGCCCTG tCACAGGAGGCCACCACTGCCATCATCGTGGTTTTCTCCCTCCTGGCTGCCCTGCTCCTGGCTGTGGGTCTGGTCCTGCTGGTGCGGAAGCTACGGGAGAAGAGGCAAACAGAGGGCACCTACCGGCCCAGCAGTGAGGAGCAG tTCTCCCACGCAGCTGAGGCCCGGGCTCCCCAGGACTCCAAGGAGACGGTGCGGGGCTGCCTGCCCATCTAG
- the CRB3 gene encoding protein crumbs homolog 3 isoform X2 codes for MASPSLEPLLAFGLPVLLARWGRVGGQVSMTPSTSSVNTTTLPSGPSPGSNGALSQEATTAIIVVFSLLAALLLAVGLVLLVRKLREKRQTEGTYRPSSEEQFSHAAEARAPQDSKETVRGCLPI; via the exons ATGGCGAGCCCGAGCCTGGAGCCGCTACTGGCGTTCGGCCTGCCAGTGCTGCTGGCCCGCTGGGGCCGGGTCGGGGGCCAAG TTTCTATGACACCGAGCACTTCAAGTGTGAACACCACCACTCTGCCCTCTGGCCCCAGCCCTGGCTCCAATGGAGCCCTG tCACAGGAGGCCACCACTGCCATCATCGTGGTTTTCTCCCTCCTGGCTGCCCTGCTCCTGGCTGTGGGTCTGGTCCTGCTGGTGCGGAAGCTACGGGAGAAGAGGCAAACAGAGGGCACCTACCGGCCCAGCAGTGAGGAGCAG tTCTCCCACGCAGCTGAGGCCCGGGCTCCCCAGGACTCCAAGGAGACGGTGCGGGGCTGCCTGCCCATCTAG